From the genome of Nasonia vitripennis strain AsymCx chromosome 1, Nvit_psr_1.1, whole genome shotgun sequence, one region includes:
- the LOC103315435 gene encoding histone H2B.v2-like, whose translation MDSTSLSNNVLVSNNNEQGQTNKDNTIRPFDEKRRRHDISLQNNDSFVNKYNYNFDDFDDDDDNSDDNGHDAQQYDNESDENYDNANNTAQKDEDDAPQPQAKSTKKPTNLTITGRMFTRPEVETLIKRTFKNYQSKGVFYSEYLNLPDKSTMSCRKRAGKSIQKMNPDELKTLLKCTMQEAEEFSDFVNNMKFV comes from the exons ATGGACTCCACATCCCTATCGAATAATGTGTTGGTATCGAACAACAACGAACAAGGGCAAACTAATAAAGATAATACAATAAGACCATTCGATGAAAAG CGACGACGACATGACATCAGCTTGCAAAATAATGATAGTTTTGTTAACAAgtacaattataattttgatGACTTTGACGATGATGACGATAATTCTGATGATAATGGTCACGACGCTCAACAATATGATAATGAATCAGATGAAAACTATGACAATGCTAATAACACTGCTCAGAAGGATGAAGACGACGCCCCTCAGCCTCAGGCAAAATCTACTAAAAAACCTACCAATTTAACG attacTGGCCGTATGTTTACGCGACCAGAAGTCGAAACACTTATAAAGAGAACGTTTAAAAACTATCAATCAAAAGGCGTTTTTTACtcagaatatttaaatttaccgGATAAAAGTACTATGTCGTGTCGAAAGCGCGCCGGAAAATCTATCCAAAAAATGAATCCTGATGaattaaaaactttgttaaaatgTACGATGCAGGAAGCTGAGGAATTTTCTGACTTTGTTAACAATATGAAATTTGTATAA